One window from the genome of Asterias rubens chromosome 11, eAstRub1.3, whole genome shotgun sequence encodes:
- the LOC117296476 gene encoding paraspeckle component 1-like isoform X2 yields the protein MNRGRNDRPYRGGHRSNYDNRKNQPQRPAIKKEVQSPSPNVAAANNPRTPAVTTPNAKPNNKDEAKVTKTSHQDTKQELNKSMERGSSSISSSGDRDNRRHHQRDHDRRDGGMSGGHMSGNHGGHGGPGGNHDQMMVESATRKTEKKFTQRCRLFVGNLTPDTTEDEFKGLFEKYGEISEVFLNKSKGFGFIRLDTRYNAEAAKAELDGTMRKNRMLRVRFATHGAALKVKSIPPCVSNELLEQAFSQFGVVERAVVIVDDRGRPTSEGIVEFARKPGAQNALTRIKEGVFLITSSPNPISVEPLEQRDEEDGLPEKNLPKNQAYHHERENPPRFASPGSFEFQWGNRWKALEDSERQQRETLERKLQDNRDKMEGEMDMIKHEHQAVMMRQELVRRQEELNRLEEAQREMQLKRQEQMHQREEQRRREEVLMKQQQEEMLRRQQQGGGGGGGVSMHQEMRRRQADEMGMRGNGPQGQINPASGMGGPGNSQGLLSSQGLQALQSIQGQSGGNGNGGRMGPGQGQSRQSRFEQAPPAMGGRGQGGPGGMGGPQQSGGSYGGASAGGPRPLDEIRTRPPPRDMDRRERRDDYMPKRARHY from the exons ATGAATCGTGGTCGCAATGATCGTCCGTACAGGGGAGGCCATAGAAGCAATTACGACAACAGAAAGAACCAACCGCAGCGACCAGCCATCAAAAAAGAAGTCCAAAGTCCTTCGCCCAACGTCGCTGCCGCAAATAATCCCCGTACGCCGGCAGTCACCACGCCAAATGCGAAGCCAAACAACAAGGATGAAGCCAAGGTTACAAAGACGAGTCATCAAGACACGAAGCAAGAGTTGAACAAGTCAATGGAAAGAGGTTCATCTAGTATTTCTTCATCTGGTGATCGTGACAACAGACGCCATCATCAACGAGACCACGACCGACGAGACGGAGGAATGTCTGGCGGTCATATGTCCGGAAATCACGGGGGACACGGCGGTCCCGGGGGCAATCACGACCAAATGATGGTCGAATCTGCCACGCGAAAAACTGAGAAAAAGTTCACACAAAGATGTCGATTGTTTGTTGGAAATCTCACTCCAGATACGACCGAGGACGAGTTCAAAGGCTTGTTTGAAAAGTATGGTGAGATCTCCGAGGTCTTCTTGAATAAGTCAAAAGGATTTGGCTTCATCAGATTG gACACAAGGTACAATGCAGAGGCAGCCAAGGCAGAGTTGGATGGCACAATGAGAAAGAACAGAATGTTGCGTGTACGCTTTGCTACTCACGGTGCCGCCCTAAAAGTCAAAAGTATCCCTCCATGTGTTTCTAATGAGCTATTGGAACAGGCTTTCTCACAGTTTGGTGTTGTGGAGAGAGCAGTTGTGATTGTTGATGATCGTGGCCGACCTACCTCCGAGGGGATTGTTGAGTTTGCAAGGAAACCTGGAGCTCAGAACGCATTGACAAGGATCAAAGAGGGCGTTTTCTTAATAACCTC aTCTCCAAACCCAATCTCTGTGGAGCCTCTTGAGCAACGTGATGAGGAAGATGGACTTCCTGAGAAGAACTTGCCCAAGAATCAAGCCTATCACCATGAGAGGGAGAACCCACCTAGATTTGCCTCCCCAGGGTCCTTTGAGTTCCAATGGGGAAACAG ATGGAAGGCTTTGGAAGATTCTGAGAGACAACAACGTGAAACACTTGAGAGGAAGTTACAAGACAACCGAGATAAAATGGAAGGAGAGATGGACATGATTAAACATGAACATCAAGCAGTCATGATGAGGCAGG AATTGGTCCGTCGTCAGGAGGAATTGAATCGTCTTGAAGAAGCTCAAAGGGAGATGCAGCTAAA GCGACAAGAGCAGATGCACCAGAGGGAGGAACAGCGAAGACGAGAAGAAGTCTTGATGAAACAGCAGCAGGAAGAGATGTTGCGTCGCCAGCAACAAggcggtggtggtggtggtggtgtcaGTATGCATCAAGAAATGCGTCGGCGTCAAGCTGATGAAATG GGCATGAGAGGCAATGGACCACAGGGTCAGATCAATCCGGCTAGTGGTATGGGAGGACCAGGTAATAGTCAAGGTCTACTGAGTAGCCAGGGTCTGCAAGCTCTTCAATCTATTCAAGGTCAATCAGGAGGGAATGGTAACGGTGGAAGGATGGGACCTGGACAAGGACAATCG CGCCAATCTCGCTTTGAACAAGCACCACCGGCAATGGGAGGGCGTGGCCAGGGAGGCCCAGGAGGAATGGGAGGTCCCCAGCAGAGTGGTGGGTCTTATGGAGGGGCATCAGCTGGAGGGCCGCGCCCATTAGATGAGATCCGTACCAGGCCTCCACCTCGTGATATGGACCGACGTGAGAGACGTGATGATTACATGCCTAAGCGTGCTCGCCACTACTAA
- the LOC117296476 gene encoding paraspeckle component 1-like isoform X1, translated as MNRGRNDRPYRGGHRSNYDNRKNQPQRPAIKKEVQSPSPNVAAANNPRTPAVTTPNAKPNNKDEAKVTKTSHQDTKQELNKSMERGSSSISSSGDRDNRRHHQRDHDRRDGGMSGGHMSGNHGGHGGPGGNHDQMMVESATRKTEKKFTQRCRLFVGNLTPDTTEDEFKGLFEKYGEISEVFLNKSKGFGFIRLDTRYNAEAAKAELDGTMRKNRMLRVRFATHGAALKVKSIPPCVSNELLEQAFSQFGVVERAVVIVDDRGRPTSEGIVEFARKPGAQNALTRIKEGVFLITSSPNPISVEPLEQRDEEDGLPEKNLPKNQAYHHERENPPRFASPGSFEFQWGNRWKALEDSERQQRETLERKLQDNRDKMEGEMDMIKHEHQAVMMRQELVRRQEELNRLEEAQREMQLKRQEQMHQREEQRRREEVLMKQQQEEMLRRQQQGGGGGGGVSMHQEMRRRQADEMVRHANGMRGNGPQGQINPASGMGGPGNSQGLLSSQGLQALQSIQGQSGGNGNGGRMGPGQGQSRQSRFEQAPPAMGGRGQGGPGGMGGPQQSGGSYGGASAGGPRPLDEIRTRPPPRDMDRRERRDDYMPKRARHY; from the exons ATGAATCGTGGTCGCAATGATCGTCCGTACAGGGGAGGCCATAGAAGCAATTACGACAACAGAAAGAACCAACCGCAGCGACCAGCCATCAAAAAAGAAGTCCAAAGTCCTTCGCCCAACGTCGCTGCCGCAAATAATCCCCGTACGCCGGCAGTCACCACGCCAAATGCGAAGCCAAACAACAAGGATGAAGCCAAGGTTACAAAGACGAGTCATCAAGACACGAAGCAAGAGTTGAACAAGTCAATGGAAAGAGGTTCATCTAGTATTTCTTCATCTGGTGATCGTGACAACAGACGCCATCATCAACGAGACCACGACCGACGAGACGGAGGAATGTCTGGCGGTCATATGTCCGGAAATCACGGGGGACACGGCGGTCCCGGGGGCAATCACGACCAAATGATGGTCGAATCTGCCACGCGAAAAACTGAGAAAAAGTTCACACAAAGATGTCGATTGTTTGTTGGAAATCTCACTCCAGATACGACCGAGGACGAGTTCAAAGGCTTGTTTGAAAAGTATGGTGAGATCTCCGAGGTCTTCTTGAATAAGTCAAAAGGATTTGGCTTCATCAGATTG gACACAAGGTACAATGCAGAGGCAGCCAAGGCAGAGTTGGATGGCACAATGAGAAAGAACAGAATGTTGCGTGTACGCTTTGCTACTCACGGTGCCGCCCTAAAAGTCAAAAGTATCCCTCCATGTGTTTCTAATGAGCTATTGGAACAGGCTTTCTCACAGTTTGGTGTTGTGGAGAGAGCAGTTGTGATTGTTGATGATCGTGGCCGACCTACCTCCGAGGGGATTGTTGAGTTTGCAAGGAAACCTGGAGCTCAGAACGCATTGACAAGGATCAAAGAGGGCGTTTTCTTAATAACCTC aTCTCCAAACCCAATCTCTGTGGAGCCTCTTGAGCAACGTGATGAGGAAGATGGACTTCCTGAGAAGAACTTGCCCAAGAATCAAGCCTATCACCATGAGAGGGAGAACCCACCTAGATTTGCCTCCCCAGGGTCCTTTGAGTTCCAATGGGGAAACAG ATGGAAGGCTTTGGAAGATTCTGAGAGACAACAACGTGAAACACTTGAGAGGAAGTTACAAGACAACCGAGATAAAATGGAAGGAGAGATGGACATGATTAAACATGAACATCAAGCAGTCATGATGAGGCAGG AATTGGTCCGTCGTCAGGAGGAATTGAATCGTCTTGAAGAAGCTCAAAGGGAGATGCAGCTAAA GCGACAAGAGCAGATGCACCAGAGGGAGGAACAGCGAAGACGAGAAGAAGTCTTGATGAAACAGCAGCAGGAAGAGATGTTGCGTCGCCAGCAACAAggcggtggtggtggtggtggtgtcaGTATGCATCAAGAAATGCGTCGGCGTCAAGCTGATGAAATGGTACGTCATGCTAAT GGCATGAGAGGCAATGGACCACAGGGTCAGATCAATCCGGCTAGTGGTATGGGAGGACCAGGTAATAGTCAAGGTCTACTGAGTAGCCAGGGTCTGCAAGCTCTTCAATCTATTCAAGGTCAATCAGGAGGGAATGGTAACGGTGGAAGGATGGGACCTGGACAAGGACAATCG CGCCAATCTCGCTTTGAACAAGCACCACCGGCAATGGGAGGGCGTGGCCAGGGAGGCCCAGGAGGAATGGGAGGTCCCCAGCAGAGTGGTGGGTCTTATGGAGGGGCATCAGCTGGAGGGCCGCGCCCATTAGATGAGATCCGTACCAGGCCTCCACCTCGTGATATGGACCGACGTGAGAGACGTGATGATTACATGCCTAAGCGTGCTCGCCACTACTAA